The segment ACTTTATGGAGCAGATTTCTTATTCAGATTACTTTTAACAGTGCCCTGACTACAGTAGTTGACGAATAAATTCCTCTTCTTCAGAATCCGGGGCGGATTCAAACTCAGGGACGAGTCGTTCTGCACCTTCCGGTTTATCAGGAACGGCCTGAGGTTCTTCTCGTTTTTTCCAGGGGAACCAGCTTCCGCCCGATTTCTGAGGCTGTTCGGCTGTCTTGTTCGAAGCTTCCCACTGCCGCTGATCCCCTGCGGATGGAGAGCCTTCTTTCAGTGGTTTCGCGTCGTTCATCTGATCCTGACTGAACGGTCGTGGGATCGAAGGTAAGCGAAGTTCGCGTGAAGGTGATTCTACGTTTTCACCGAGCTGAGCCAGTTTCTGCCGCGCCAGGTCAGCCGATTCCGAACTGGGATACCGACGAAGAAGTTCGCGACATTGAATCTGAACCGCTTTCGGGTTCTTTTTCTTTTCCCAGAAAAGCGCCTTTTGCCATTCCTTGCGAGCTTCTTCTTCGTAAATCATGCGGAGTTCTTCTTTGAGCATTTCCTTTTCAGGCAGGTCTTTGAAGATTCGCAGTGTGCTCTCTTTCAAGTCGCGAGCGGCCAGCAATTGTTGACCATCGTATTCTGGACCCTGGTAGGCGACCAGCTTGGCATGACTGCCGAAGACGAACGCATTCTGGAAATGAGGGCTGTCTGGATATTCGTTTCGTATAATAGTAAAGAAGTTGTCCGCTTCGACGTAATCTCCTTTTCGTAGATAATAACTGGCCGTCATCATTAGGGCGTCATCTGCCAGGGGACCCGTTGGATCCTTCAGCCAGACGGAACGGAGTGCTTCAATCGCACGTCCGTCGGTGTCGAAGTAAGGTCGCGATCGATCTCGGAGGTTCGGAACGAGAGCATATCGCTGACTGAGTGGTTTCTCGCGATTCTTGCGGGCAGAATCTTCCGCTGTCGCCAGCGCAGGTTGTTTACCCGGTTGTTCGAAATCGACCTGTTGAATTTCATTCGGGGTGACGATCTCTTCGAAGTTCAACCAGTATCGGCCAATCTGGAAGAGTCGCTGCGTTGTTTGTGTCGTGTGGCGTGTTGACGGATAGGCATTCAGCAGCTCGTCAAAACTGTCCTGTGCCTGCGGATACCGTTTCTGTTGAAACTGGCATTCGGCCATCATGAACATACTATCTTCCTGCAGCGCACCATCTTTCGTCGCTTTGGAAAGTTGTTTGAAGGCCTTTTCCGCTTCGGAGAACTTACCCTCATCGTGCAACTTCGAGGCACGTTTATATTCCGGATTTCGTTCGGAGAAGGCGTACCCTCCCGTGGAACCTGTCGAGGAACCCCGCGCGCCGATCGGCAGAATGCGTTCAAGAGGCCCTTTAATATCATCGGTCGAGGCCAATTCGTCCGCTGTAGCGCGGTTGCGAAAACCCATGCGGCTCATGTCGAGACCAGTACGGCAGCCACTCATACCACCAAGTAATGTCATCATTGACACCGCGGCAATGAGAGCGGATCGACTGATCGTCAGTAGATGCTTCATTATGTTATCCATTGTCATCCATAACACGGATCCAGTTACCGGCGGTGGGCTATCTAAGTGTTGACCTGCTGGCATCAATGCCAGACAGCACTCAGGGGGACATCAACATCCATGTTGATCATCCGGTAGATCTTTCACCTCCAGATTATCGGCTGTGAAAAACCAGATTACAGGTTCATTTAAAAATTCAGGAGTCAGTATCTGTCTCTGGAGACAGTAGTCAGTAAATTCAATATCGGTCAAAGTCGAAGGTATCGGCTCATTTTGGAATCGCGTCCCATAACATACCGAATCGAGGCTGTCACAACCCGCCGCATTTCGGCGTATTGTTTGTCTGATATCTGTAAATTCTTCATCGACCCTCCGTTTTCCTCGGAGAGACGCCTAAGAATCGCCAGCGTACCAGTTTGAATTTCAGGTTGAGATTGGTGTTCTCTTTTCTGACATTCTCTACAAATCAGTCCTCCTTGAGACACCCAGAATCCAAACCGGGCATCTCCTGCTTCCGCAGGTTTTCCGCATGCCATACAGGCATCGAATAAAGGAAGATGACCTGTCTCACGTAACAGGGCCAGCTCGAACTTTAACAAAGTTATCTTGTGATCCGGTTCATCCGACAGGCTGCTCAGGGTCCGTACAGCGATGTCGTACAATTCCGGATTCGGGTCGTATTCTTCTGTGAAACTGGAGAGCAATTCAGCGACGTAATAGCCACCATACAAGCCCAACAGGTTCCGTCCGTTTGGCTTAAACCGTTGCTGCAATTGAGCTTCGGTTAATATATCCAGTCCAGACGAGGATTTGCGGATGAAGACTATCCGACATACGGCCAACAGGTCAATAGCAGCCTCGAAGGGACCTTTTAGCCGTTTTGCCCCTTTTGCCACGGCGGAGATTTTACCGAAGTCGCGTGAAAAGAAGGTGACGACCTTGCTCGACTCGCTCCAGTCCGCCAGCCGGATGATCATGGCGTCCGTTTTTTCACTCGACATGGTGTTCGCTCGACTTGGAAAGTCATCTATTTCAAAGAGTAAGGAAGAATTCAATACGACTCTCGACAATTCAAGCAAGTGCGCCTTGCCTCTGCGGGTATCGGTCGTGAATTATAGAAGAGGCCCCTCAATTCACCTACCCAGACAACCTCCCCTGGAGACACTATGTCGACTTTCAGAAAAACATTTTTAGTATGCCTGCCTGTGGCGCTGCTGGCTGGCAGCCTGTTCTTTTCTTCCGGTGCCGACGCAGAACCGAAACCAGCCGGGAATACTCCAGCAGATAAAATCGAACCAGGCTCCCAACTGAAACCAACCGAGCTGGACGGAATCCGCAAAGTTCATCAGTTCGGTCCGACCTTACTGTGTGGTCAACCTGACAAGGAAGCCCTGAAGAATGCGGCGGAAAATGGAATCGAAGTGGTTATCACACTCCGCAAAGAATCTGAGATCAATTGGGACGAAGCCGATTACGTCGAGAGCCTGAGCCTGAAATTTCACCAGTTGGGTTTCCAGCTTCCCGAATCGCTCTCCGACGACATTCTGGACAAGTCTCGGGAACTGCTTCGAAATACGGAGGAATCCCCAGTGATGCTGCATTGTGCCTCAGCGAATCGAGTCGGAGCTGTCTGGGCCGCGCATCGCGTTCTGGACCATGGTGTCGATTGGCAAACCGCAATGAAAGAGGCTAAGCAGGTCGGCTTGCGAAATCCCGGCTATGCAGAACAGGTACAGGATTACATCAAACGCAAACAGGTCGATTCAAACGCTGAGAGTAAGTGAGTTCGTCCCCTGGGAGGAAAGTTACTGGGCGACTAGAGCGCATTCCAGATAACCATAGAGTGTTCTGGCGGCGTAGCCTGCTGTATTTAAGTGCTTTTCGGGAACGAGAGCCGCCACACTTATCCTGGACAGGATCTAATTATCGCGTGACACGGCGTCTGACTGATTCTCTTCGGGGGACTCCTGCTCCGATTTTGTAAAGTCCACACGCTGAGCCGATTGCGGGACGAATTCGTCAATCAGCTTCATAATGGGTTGCTCTTCTTTACACGAGCAGCGGACCGTCGTCATGTCACCGGGTCGGCGGGCTTCGCGTTTGCAGACAGGGCATTTCCACACTCGGCGGACGTCAATTTTGTTGCGAAAATCAGGACCTTTGATGGCCTCTCTCCTTGTCAGCCGCGAAGGGACTTGTCAGTCTAATTTCCAAAGCGTTACGATCGCAGCCCGGGTATCCCACAGCTATCAGAACGACATTGAAGAACAAATAAAGTAGGACTATGAAAAACGACCTGTTGATGGTGGCCCGAGGTTTTTTAATGGGCGGAGCCGATATTATCCCGGGGGTTTCCGGCGGCACCATCGCCTTGATTGTCGGCATTTATGAACGGCTTGTAAAGGCGATCAGTCATTTTGACCTCACCTTGCTCGGCCATCTGAAACGGGGCGACTTCGCCGCGGCGGTCGAACATGTCGACTTGCGGTTTCTGGCGACGTTGTTCCTCGGAATTGGAACCGGCATCGTCAGCCTGGCGAGCCTGATGCACTACCTGCTTGAACATC is part of the Polystyrenella longa genome and harbors:
- the recO gene encoding DNA repair protein RecO yields the protein MSSEKTDAMIIRLADWSESSKVVTFFSRDFGKISAVAKGAKRLKGPFEAAIDLLAVCRIVFIRKSSSGLDILTEAQLQQRFKPNGRNLLGLYGGYYVAELLSSFTEEYDPNPELYDIAVRTLSSLSDEPDHKITLLKFELALLRETGHLPLFDACMACGKPAEAGDARFGFWVSQGGLICRECQKREHQSQPEIQTGTLAILRRLSEENGGSMKNLQISDKQYAEMRRVVTASIRYVMGRDSKMSRYLRL
- a CDS encoding tetratricopeptide repeat protein → MKHLLTISRSALIAAVSMMTLLGGMSGCRTGLDMSRMGFRNRATADELASTDDIKGPLERILPIGARGSSTGSTGGYAFSERNPEYKRASKLHDEGKFSEAEKAFKQLSKATKDGALQEDSMFMMAECQFQQKRYPQAQDSFDELLNAYPSTRHTTQTTQRLFQIGRYWLNFEEIVTPNEIQQVDFEQPGKQPALATAEDSARKNREKPLSQRYALVPNLRDRSRPYFDTDGRAIEALRSVWLKDPTGPLADDALMMTASYYLRKGDYVEADNFFTIIRNEYPDSPHFQNAFVFGSHAKLVAYQGPEYDGQQLLAARDLKESTLRIFKDLPEKEMLKEELRMIYEEEARKEWQKALFWEKKKNPKAVQIQCRELLRRYPSSESADLARQKLAQLGENVESPSRELRLPSIPRPFSQDQMNDAKPLKEGSPSAGDQRQWEASNKTAEQPQKSGGSWFPWKKREEPQAVPDKPEGAERLVPEFESAPDSEEEEFIRQLL